A stretch of the Lactuca sativa cultivar Salinas chromosome 9, Lsat_Salinas_v11, whole genome shotgun sequence genome encodes the following:
- the LOC111905079 gene encoding uncharacterized protein LOC111905079, with the protein MEKGIRDSVKYANTAAQIWNDLHERFGKESSPRAYELKQKIAATHQDGNSVSVYYTKLRTLWDEISSILPFPKCSCKDCSCEIGKQLVEFQEKERLYQFLMGLDSQFSVIKTQILATKPIPSMGVVYHLVAEDERQRALSDDKKTPPEPAAFKTFQKGGDPKPMNK; encoded by the coding sequence ATGGAGAAGGGCATACGCGATAGTGTGAAATATGCTAACACGGCTGCACAAATCTGGAACGACCTTCATGAACGTTTTGGAAAAGAGAGTTCGCCAAGAGCATATGAGTTGAAACAGAAGATTGCAGCTACACATCAAGATGGTAACTCTGTTTCAGTTTATTACACAAAATTACGTACACTGTGGGATGAAATATCCTCAATTCTCCCTTTTCCAAAATGTTCCTGTAAAGATTGCTCCTGTGAAATTGGTAAACAATTAGTTGAATTCCAAGAAAAGGAGCGTTTGTatcaatttctaatgggtttagATTCACAATTTTCGGTAATTAAAACACAGATTCTGGCAACAAAACCCATCCCGTCGATGGGGGTGGTGTATCACCTAGTCGCCGAGGATGAAAGACAGAGGGCTCTATCTGATGACAAGAAAACTCCACCTGAACCGGCTGCGTTCAAGACTTTTCAGAAGGGAGGTGACCCTAAACCGATGAATAAATAA